From Aquificota bacterium, one genomic window encodes:
- a CDS encoding KaiC domain-containing protein: protein MEERKPEVVEESIWVAGEAIKKAPKLYGVPTGVEGLDDLFFTSDIQDGKPVRKSLGGIPAYSVVNITGVSDTGKSLMVEQYAIKQASRGEAVAFITVEAPAHFVVTGLRERAKAMGIEFENVENNIILIDAASHGRLRDNIPDLLATLAHVIKTYKVRHTIIDSVTGLYEAREMQARVVVRQLFNFMKKWYQTALFVSQKRSGHEELTAEAAGGYAISHIVDCSMVLSKDLILTPTQSKLYKKPIGEIVRLFRIDGCRLCGHDTRTHFMEITELGLVKIGPPLSA, encoded by the coding sequence ATGGAAGAGAGAAAACCAGAGGTAGTGGAAGAGAGCATATGGGTGGCAGGAGAAGCTATAAAGAAGGCTCCAAAGCTTTATGGTGTGCCAACGGGCGTGGAAGGTTTGGATGACCTGTTTTTTACTTCAGACATCCAAGATGGAAAGCCTGTAAGAAAAAGCCTTGGTGGCATTCCAGCCTACTCGGTGGTAAACATAACGGGCGTCTCCGATACGGGCAAAAGCCTGATGGTGGAACAGTACGCCATAAAGCAGGCAAGCAGGGGTGAGGCGGTAGCTTTTATAACGGTGGAGGCACCAGCCCACTTTGTGGTGACGGGCCTTAGAGAAAGGGCAAAGGCCATGGGCATAGAGTTTGAAAATGTAGAGAACAACATAATCCTTATAGATGCGGCAAGCCACGGAAGGCTAAGGGACAATATACCAGACCTTTTGGCCACCCTTGCCCACGTTATAAAGACCTATAAGGTAAGGCACACCATCATAGACTCTGTAACCGGCCTTTATGAGGCAAGAGAGATGCAGGCAAGGGTGGTAGTCAGACAGCTTTTTAACTTTATGAAAAAGTGGTATCAGACTGCCCTCTTTGTATCTCAAAAGAGAAGCGGGCATGAGGAGCTAACGGCGGAAGCGGCAGGTGGCTATGCCATAAGCCACATAGTGGATTGTTCTATGGTGCTTTCTAAGGACCTTATCCTTACGCCCACTCAATCAAAGCTTTACAAAAAGCCCATAGGTGAGATAGTTAGGCTTTTTAGGATAGATGGTTGTAGGCTTTGCGGGCATGACACAAGAACGCATTTTATGGAGATAACAGAGCTTGGCCTTGTTAAAATTGGACCACCCCTTTCTGCATAA
- a CDS encoding polysaccharide deacetylase family protein — protein MIVLLYHKVIKYPSFDLWWKTFDVELGILKRFFRVISLDEVIEILNSGKDIPKRTVAITFDDGYADNYIYAYPLLKKHGLRATIFVASSRIIREDYKRKSLEDYWNGKASLRELYGPKSMHEANLEFLKDGISQDFLTQEELRAMQDVFDIGWHSKHHTKDFYSEDLLGFYDGKGHWSLMHAYGEEPKLGFPIFPMKGSLSIRVGKLRKEVKDFINSLPRSFFERKEWKKDLKEELFKHFERFLDFESEEERLKRVKKEIEEAKKELEELIGGKIYHSAYPFGDYDKVFKEEVSKSFLSAFTTEKRTIKQGDDPYLLPRITVPKDLWSFFAILARFR, from the coding sequence ATGATAGTCCTCCTTTATCATAAGGTAATAAAATACCCTTCCTTTGACCTTTGGTGGAAAACCTTTGACGTAGAATTGGGCATTTTAAAAAGGTTTTTCCGTGTAATTTCCTTGGATGAAGTCATAGAAATTCTAAATTCTGGAAAGGATATTCCAAAAAGAACTGTAGCAATAACCTTTGACGATGGATATGCGGACAACTACATATATGCCTATCCTCTTCTCAAAAAGCATGGACTTAGGGCAACGATCTTTGTTGCTTCCTCAAGGATAATAAGAGAAGATTACAAAAGAAAAAGCTTAGAAGACTACTGGAATGGTAAGGCATCCCTTAGAGAACTCTATGGTCCCAAAAGTATGCACGAGGCAAACTTGGAGTTTTTAAAGGATGGAATAAGCCAAGATTTCTTAACTCAAGAAGAGCTAAGAGCCATGCAAGACGTTTTTGATATAGGCTGGCATTCTAAGCACCATACCAAGGATTTTTACTCTGAGGATTTATTGGGCTTTTATGATGGTAAAGGTCATTGGTCCCTTATGCATGCTTATGGAGAAGAACCAAAGCTTGGCTTTCCAATATTTCCCATGAAGGGTTCTCTATCTATAAGAGTAGGAAAGCTAAGGAAAGAGGTAAAAGACTTTATAAATTCCCTGCCAAGGTCCTTTTTTGAAAGGAAAGAATGGAAAAAGGACCTTAAAGAGGAGCTTTTTAAGCATTTTGAGCGATTTCTTGATTTTGAAAGCGAGGAGGAAAGGTTAAAAAGGGTAAAGAAGGAAATAGAAGAGGCTAAGAAGGAACTTGAAGAGTTAATCGGAGGAAAAATCTATCATTCTGCATATCCTTTTGGAGATTACGACAAAGTTTTTAAGGAAGAAGTTTCCAAAAGCTTCCTCTCTGCCTTTACCACAGAAAAAAGAACGATAAAACAAGGTGATGATCCTTATCTTTTACCAAGGATAACCGTTCCAAAAGACCTTTGGTCCTTTTTTGCCATACTGGCAAGGTTTAGATAA
- a CDS encoding nucleotide sugar dehydrogenase — protein sequence MLSFEDLLKKKESLCVVGLGYVGLPLAVAFAKHFRVIGFDKNTKRVQELKEGIDRTGQVPKEELKEVDIKFTSDEKDIGEARFIVIAVPTPVDKLKDPDLSFLKLASATVGRNMKRGSVVVYESTVYPGATEEVCVPILEKESGLVWKKDFFVGYSPERINPGDKEHTLEKIVKVVAGDTPETLELLASVYGKIISVGIYKAKDIRTAEAAKVIENIQRDINIALMNELAMLFEKLGLDTKSVLEAASTKWNFLRFEPGLVGGHCIPVDPYYLAHKAQQVGYIPRLILAGRGINEEVPSFIAKQTIKMLTKAGKMKVGAKAIIFGLAFKENVPDIRNSKVYDLYRELKDFGLDVYIYDPLVDPEEAYEEYGLEVLKNPREKAPYHVAILAVKHKVFLEKPVEWYKELITEPCVFIDVKGVYPMEGKCLYWRL from the coding sequence ATGTTAAGCTTTGAGGACCTTTTGAAAAAGAAGGAAAGTTTATGCGTAGTGGGGCTTGGTTATGTAGGTCTTCCATTGGCAGTAGCCTTTGCCAAACATTTTAGAGTTATAGGCTTTGATAAAAATACCAAAAGGGTGCAAGAGCTAAAAGAGGGTATAGACAGAACTGGACAGGTACCAAAAGAGGAGTTAAAGGAAGTAGATATTAAATTTACCAGCGACGAGAAAGATATAGGAGAGGCAAGGTTTATAGTGATCGCGGTTCCTACACCGGTTGATAAACTAAAGGACCCAGACCTTTCCTTTCTTAAGCTGGCTTCTGCCACCGTTGGAAGGAATATGAAAAGGGGGTCTGTGGTTGTGTATGAATCTACCGTATATCCGGGTGCTACAGAAGAGGTGTGCGTACCCATACTGGAAAAGGAAAGTGGGCTTGTTTGGAAAAAAGATTTCTTCGTAGGCTACTCACCAGAAAGGATAAACCCCGGAGACAAGGAGCATACTTTGGAAAAGATAGTAAAGGTGGTGGCTGGAGATACTCCAGAAACCTTAGAACTTTTGGCTTCTGTGTATGGTAAGATTATAAGCGTAGGAATTTACAAAGCCAAGGATATTAGAACTGCCGAGGCTGCCAAGGTAATAGAGAATATACAAAGGGATATAAACATAGCTTTGATGAATGAGCTTGCCATGCTTTTTGAAAAGCTTGGCCTTGATACAAAGAGCGTTTTGGAAGCTGCATCCACCAAATGGAACTTCTTAAGGTTTGAACCCGGGCTTGTGGGTGGCCACTGCATTCCAGTAGACCCTTACTATTTAGCTCACAAGGCCCAACAGGTAGGCTATATACCAAGGCTTATACTTGCAGGAAGGGGAATAAACGAGGAAGTGCCTTCCTTTATTGCCAAGCAAACCATAAAAATGCTAACTAAGGCTGGTAAGATGAAGGTAGGGGCAAAGGCCATAATCTTTGGTTTGGCTTTTAAAGAAAACGTGCCAGATATAAGGAACAGCAAGGTTTATGACCTATACAGAGAGCTAAAAGATTTTGGCTTGGATGTGTACATATACGACCCTCTTGTAGACCCGGAAGAAGCTTATGAAGAATACGGCCTTGAGGTTCTCAAGAACCCAAGGGAAAAGGCTCCCTACCATGTAGCCATTTTGGCAGTCAAACACAAGGTGTTTTTGGAAAAGCCTGTGGAATGGTATAAAGAACTCATCACGGAACCATGTGTTTTTATAGATGTAAAGGGCGTTTATCCAATGGAAGGCAAATGCCTATATTGGAGGCTTTAG
- the ahcY gene encoding adenosylhomocysteinase — MDYHVKDLSLAELGKNRIEWAQRDMPVLTSIRERFSKEKPFKGIRISACLHVTTETANLVITLKEGGAEVYLTASNPLSTQDDVASALVKHFDIPVFAIKGEDTETYYMHLREVIKREPHIVIDDGADLISTLHKEFPTLAEKVLGGMEETTTGVIRLRAMADQGVLKFPIIAVNDAYTKHMFDNRYGTGQSTIDAIMRATNRLIAGSYFVVAGYGWCGKGVAQRARGMGATVIVCEVDPIKALEAKMDGFLVMPMIEACKLGDFFVTVTGNTSVIRREHFEAMKDGAIISNSGHFNVEIDIEALEELSVSKREIRPFVEEYTLRDGKKIYLLAQGRLVNLAAAEGHPASVMDMSFANQALSAEYILKNHQSLEKRVYKVPDEIDREVASLKLKSMGVEIDELTPEQIKYLTSWEFGT; from the coding sequence ATGGACTACCATGTGAAGGACCTAAGCCTTGCCGAACTTGGGAAAAACAGGATAGAATGGGCCCAGAGGGACATGCCAGTCCTCACAAGCATAAGAGAAAGGTTTTCAAAGGAAAAGCCCTTTAAAGGCATACGCATATCCGCCTGTTTGCATGTGACCACGGAGACGGCAAACCTTGTTATTACTCTTAAGGAAGGTGGCGCAGAGGTATATCTTACAGCTTCAAACCCCCTTTCCACACAAGATGATGTGGCCTCTGCCCTTGTAAAGCACTTTGATATTCCAGTCTTTGCCATAAAGGGAGAAGACACAGAAACATACTATATGCACCTAAGGGAGGTCATAAAAAGGGAGCCACACATAGTCATAGACGATGGCGCAGACCTCATATCCACCTTACATAAGGAATTTCCTACCTTGGCTGAGAAGGTCCTGGGTGGTATGGAGGAGACCACCACGGGAGTTATAAGGCTTAGAGCCATGGCGGACCAAGGAGTTTTAAAGTTCCCTATAATTGCGGTCAACGACGCCTACACAAAGCATATGTTTGACAACCGGTATGGCACAGGCCAATCCACCATAGATGCCATCATGAGGGCAACCAACAGGCTCATAGCGGGCTCTTACTTTGTGGTGGCTGGCTATGGCTGGTGTGGGAAGGGTGTGGCCCAGAGGGCAAGGGGTATGGGTGCCACCGTTATAGTATGCGAGGTGGACCCCATAAAGGCCCTTGAGGCAAAGATGGACGGCTTTTTGGTAATGCCCATGATAGAGGCTTGCAAGCTTGGAGACTTCTTTGTGACTGTGACAGGAAACACATCGGTTATAAGAAGGGAACACTTTGAGGCAATGAAGGATGGAGCCATCATATCCAACTCAGGACACTTTAACGTGGAGATAGATATAGAAGCTTTGGAAGAGCTAAGCGTTAGCAAAAGGGAAATAAGGCCCTTTGTGGAAGAATACACCTTAAGGGATGGCAAAAAGATATACCTATTGGCTCAGGGAAGGCTTGTAAACTTGGCCGCCGCCGAAGGCCACCCTGCTTCCGTCATGGATATGAGCTTTGCAAACCAAGCCCTCTCTGCAGAATACATACTCAAAAACCACCAAAGCTTGGAAAAGAGGGTGTATAAGGTGCCAGATGAGATAGACAGAGAGGTGGCAAGCTTAAAGCTAAAAAGCATGGGAGTAGAGATAGATGAGCTAACACCAGAGCAGATAAAATACCTTACCTCTTGGGAGTTTGGCACATAA